The Poecilia reticulata strain Guanapo linkage group LG4, Guppy_female_1.0+MT, whole genome shotgun sequence genomic interval CAGGGCGACATTCCCAACGGCACAAACACGCCAAGATGGAGCCCAGAATCCACCACTGTGGAGAGCCCGGCGGACGAGGGCCGACCCCTGATAGGGCCGCCACGGGAGAGCGTGGAGTTGGCCCTGTGGAGCGCAGAGGGGCTCGGAGAGACTGACGGGGACGGAGGGGAGGCGTCGGATCAGGGGAGGTGCTGCTGCCGGTGTAAATGCAGCCAGAGCGGCCGTCTCCCCGCCATCCTTTCCGTCCTGGCCTCGCTTCTGTGTGCAGCCGGGATGCTCTATGCACTCTATTTCTATGTCCCTATCAGACCCCCAGACTGCCCGGACGTAAGCTGCCGCATCATTTTCACCTTCTGCTGCTGCGCGGTGGCAGCGCTCCCCATGGTGCTCGGTACGACTCAGACACCTGCACgatcacaaacacaaattaaacgTAAAGATTAGACGTAAAGGCAGCCAGACGAACAGGATGGGGTTCATCTGGCTGCCTCGTCTGggaatgttttagtttttctatgtAATTTAATGACCTTTTAACTTGaggtgcaccaattgcagttttatggccaattactgatctttaaaaagcctgacctgccaattccgACTTTGGCCGAtgccaatttttttgtctgaaatgttactaaatatagcaagaaagtcactgactTGGCAGCACTGGGGTGACTACTGTTAACTACAAATGTTCTCACGAGAGAGCAAAAGAGGAGAGTgactgatttttagacctttgctgaggatGATAAGATCGGTGGATAAGGTCGGCTTCACGTGTCAGAATCggccgatcactgatctcccaaaatgaaggaaatcaacTGGCCAATAAATTGGTGCGCCCCTACTTGTAACCCAGACATCTCCTCAGGTCTTTAAGCAAATatgttcagtttcactttttgcaATATTGCCACCAAAACGTccattaagtttattttttagacaTTATAAAACCTCAGAGGTTTGTAAGAAAACATAAGCACACAATAGGGGTGCAAAAATTTATTGACTTACAATTATTAGATGAAATTTAGTTCCACTGGTTAGACCTTCTTTTAGTGTTGCAGTTTGCCCACCATCCAGAAGAGGGCACTGCTATTCATACTAACGCAGagccagttgatacagaaacaaaggtggtggaggaaagagagagggaaatgGTTCAAATGGAGTCATTTTCCATTTGAGCCATGGAAAGTGGCTCAAATGGGATGTAAGATGTaattgaaatataatttatttttattttttcacatgtttCTCTGAATATGTTATTTAagcaaaatgacatttttttgagtctgtattatccagttaatgattaatcaattactaaattagatgAATAATCACAACTAATCTTATTTACTGTTTCAGTCCTAGTCAAATCAGACCAAAGTTGAACTGGcgctggcagcatcatgcaagTCAAAGATCCAAATGAATATTGAAACTGTTTTTAGGAATTCTCTCCTTCTAAACTTAATGCCAAATacccaaataaatatttacagctgCAGCAAAAAGTGCTTCTCTAAAGTATTAACTCAGGAATATAAAGACTTGtgctgccacacttttcagatttttactatttaaaacatatttacgtTAGTTTTTCACATAAAGCCTAAATAAAATCGGTTCAgttcaaaattactttattaatcccagaaggaaaataaatgtcattctATCTCAGAGTTGCTGGCCAGAAGGATCTCCTGCAGCAATCAGTGTTACAGCGactctgaagaagcctctgacttaaagtttaatgaagaaaaacacactgaaaaacacaagtCTAAGGTTGTTAAGTGAGGAAAAGTTCAATCtatgctatttttatttcaaacaaatcaataaaaaacaaaacaaggctACATATACATATAGAAAACAATGCTTTGTCATTTTAGCTCCCATacttacactttttaaaaattataacccttttacattatttttctatATCAAAATACATGTAGCagtatatattatatttatatatttagatacattttaaattttgtcctcctcctttttctacTAAATattcttgaatatttttgggAGGCTGTTTTGACTCCAACCAAATCCAGAAAACTCAGCACACCTGATttgataaaagtgaaaagtcTAATGGTCTCAGTGGTCTCTGGTTCAGAATGAGAGAGCAGGTGGCTGAACCAACCCGACCAAATCCATCCCAGAGGAGTTACCTCTGACCCAGATTTCAAGCAGATGACAGAGTGGGGAGTATTTGCATGTTGGCCTTCCTGCCTGCAGTAGCTGCATtcaaatgagggaaaaatgtgaaaacacaaagttgCTGTCAGATCAGTTTGCAGTGACTTTGGCGCTGCTTGTGGAAAGATGGCCCAGATTCAAGATGGATTCTGACTTATTGCTCCTCTCTGCCTTGCAGCCATGTTGGTTGGTGCGGCGTGCCAGTTATGCTCCGGGTCCCTGCATCTGCAAGATCCGACTGATCGAAGACACGCtgtgcagcagctgtttgtctCATCGTCcctggagcagctgctgctctacGTGCTCAACCTGGTGGTGATGGCCGCCCTGCTGCCGCAGGAGCAGCTGAAGCTGGTGCCCATTCTGGTGGTCATGTTCATCATTGGCAGGTGAGGGTCAGAGCAGGTCGAAGGATTTAatggtgacctttgacctgaagcAGTCAtcaccaaacacaaaaacactcaaaggCTCAAATATGTTCATAGAGCCCGGCTGCACATCAATGAGCTTCTGGCACTCTGAGTGGAGGTTTGACCCAAATTCACTGCAGAACCAGAGAAGTTCATTAAACATTTAGGAAGACAACAAAGGCCACcgaaaaaatacaataaaattctgactgtaatttcagaattctgactttaatttcagaattttgactttaatttcagaattctgacttttttctaagaattttgactttttctcagaattttgtcttttttctcagaattttgactttttttctcagacttgatttttttctcagtattttgaagtttttctcagaattttgactttaatttcagaattctgacttccacagaattttgactttttcacagaattttgacttttttctcagaatcttgactgttttctcaaagttttgacttttttcacagaattctcactttaatttaaaactcaaatcaaCCTATCAAATCTGAGACTGTGGATATAATGCAGGTTTTCAAAAGCCCATATACAATGAGGAGGAAACTGTTTTTTGACTATTTTCATATACGAACCACACAGCTGACATACACCTAAGACTGTTTGGtcatttgtttggattttgacTTAGACTGACACAGAATTAAAATTCAGAGTTTAAAGTCGTAACTCTGTTGAAAGTTGAAATTCTGAGATTGAAATCAGAATTCTtctctttaattgttttattttgttaagtgATCCTGATCCTGATCCATTGATGGATCCTAGCATGGTTTACTAGCATggaccaaatattttttatgtttcatcttACTTTTAGGCAAGCTTAAAATTTTAGTCACTGatgaaaagctgctgcagacaAAGTGAGATGATATTGATCAATGCAACACGGCTTATATCTTACTAGTAAAAGTCAAAGCTCAGATATGTTTATGTGTGAGTAATGCAGGTTTGTTGTTGGAAATACTTCATCTTGTAAGCGTGGCTGACGAGCGAGACGTTGAGTGTTTATCATAAATATCTGAACGTCCTCTGATTTCCTGTTTGGGGTTGTTTTCTCGTCCTTCTCAGGCTTGTTTTCTGGTTCAGCCTGAACACGTGCGGCTCCTGGAGAGGCTTCGGTTCTGGTCTGACCTCCTTCCCGCTCCTCGCCGTGGTCGCTCTCAATCTGTTCCTCATGTACAATCTCAATCTCAAACAGCCCCTTTTTGGCCCTCAGGACGCCCTGTATAATCAGGTCACCCCGTCCTCCTGGTCGGGGGAGACATCACAGAGCCCGAGCGGCAAACCAGACGTCCTGCCCACAGACATCCTGGACGCTCAGTGAGAGGGAGAGCTGCGCTTTCTTCTCCGAGAGGAGGCCATCCTCCCAGAAATAGGCCATTCCTGTGGTCTGCTGCTCAGCAGAGCTACACCCGCCGCCGCTGTAACCTCCAACTATGTGACGGCTTTTACTTGTTGCTCCTCCTGTGTGCAGCCCTTTTTCATGTGGTTTTGTGCTTTATTATCTGAAATGCAAGCGCTCTGCCTGGCTGTGGCCGAGGATGCCTTTGAACAATGCTGTACACGtaaaacttttgtctttttaagcTGTTCCAATGCCTATATTTAAGCAGAAGCTCTGCCCTGTGCGCGGCTGGATTTGTTTCACCGCAAAGCAGCTGCAGTTGTCAGATTTTACTACTTTGACTTTACAGAGGGTTTGTACAGGACAGAATAAAAAccatttgtaagaaaaaaaccccacagaccTGTCTTTTTCTGGTGCTTTTCTTCCTTGGACTGAGCGGTTATTCCTGGTGAAGTGCAGGGACTGTCATTATGTGATAACATGTTGCTCTCCGTGTGTCTCCACCCTGCTGGCATCCTCTCTTCTGATGAACTTCTTGGGTTTGTGGCTCCCAAATGAGACCAGAAACCAGAAGAGAATAAGATTCAGTCAGTTTGGTTTCTCAGTCAACTGGAGATTAATGAGCTCTTCAGAGGGCAATAATTAGAGGTCAGACACCGAAGACGCTCGTTAAGTTAAAAActgtttgagttttttcaaGATCAGATGATAAAATCTATTTGCAGTCAGGCTGGTTGGAGAAATTAAccctaaatgttttaaagttatgaTTAAAATTATCTGAGgatgtaaaaagacaaaagaagaatgtTGCTTTCTTCAGCTGGATCAGATCTGACAGacagttcatgttttaaatctaaaatccatccatccatccatccatccatccatccatccatccatccatccatccatccatccatccatccatccatccatccatccatccatccatcNatccatccatccatccatccatccatccatccatccatccatccatccatccatccatccatccatccatccatccatccatccatccatccatcatgttGTACATTTGGGCCTGGAACCTAAATTAATCTATTTATCTCTTCCTTCCACACAAAGCTGCTCTTTCATTCTGCTGATCAATCTGCAGAAAACATGggacaaaaactaaattcagcTAAAAGTTTTAATCTTTTCACAGTGGCACCATGAATACTTCAAAGATTTACACAGCACAAATGAAAGGTTAGTAAATGTGAGGATGAATTTCTGTACAACACCTGAAAGCAGCCGAACCAGTAGAGCCAGTCAGAAGCTCACCTGTAAATATCTGGGTTACTCAAAACCAAGCCCTAGCCACAGGGTAAAATACTGTTAAACACATAACACTCCACTGCTGAGTTTTATACAAATTGTATAAAACGTTGTATAGAAAGATTTCGGACAGGCCTGGCACACTGAATACATTCACATTAGTGCTCCATTAgtgtttactttatttcttgGCATTTCATTCAATTTAAATTTGGAAGGTTATTCTTATTCTAATAACTGTTTCATGCcttaataatttcttatttttgtgtgtatttaaagGAGTTCTTTGATATACACCTATGTTGTCTTaaatgctttttataaattatgtatATAACGTATTCCTTGAACTAAGGATCCCCCACAATCAGCTGGAGAGTGTTTCTAGAAGGAAATATGCATGTATAAGTTTACCTTGTGATCTGACAACGTAGATTTTTAATTTCCCCCAGAATGAACtgactttaatttaattcctGCATAAATCCTACTTCTACATCCTCAAATCTCTAAACCCCAGCCTccatttttttcactaaataaaagctgactggaggtttttttttatcgtgCCTTTGGATGCGGTGCTTTGTTATAAGTATTTTTCTGAATCATTACTCACGTATTGTGAGGCAGCAGCGCCATCCACTGGTTGGAGTCGCACATTCACCGGAAGAGACCGTTGGTGTAACCAGACCATCAAAGATGGCGGCGCTGGTTGGTAggtaatgttttgattaaacCCTTTCacgtttatttttaacattattgACGTCTCTGAATTGATGTCgtctttgatatttaaaattaagttcAGAAATGGACAATATCTGGGTTTGTGACAATGCAGGAGGTTGTATTTGTAACTTTTAGAGACGTGGTACGCTGACCTTGCTCCGTCTGCTTTAGCCAAGCGGCTAACACAGGTTAGCTGGGACAGACAGTTACGTGATGAGTCCCAGCCGAAAACCCAACATTACAGCTACAATTTTACACGATGTTACTGTTTTAAATAAGCTAACGTGATTTTTGatgcaataatttaaaactttagagCTGGTTTGTGTAAATGTGGcgtaaataaagatttttcacCCGTTTTGCTTATATTATTGGAACCAAACTTATCGGGAAAACGCTTCTAGTTTACATGTTTCGTCTGcagttgtaattaaaaaaatgcaaataatagCAATTGAAAGCTTAGATAAAATCCGCCAGATATGGTGAACATTTCGGCAT includes:
- the LOC103463350 gene encoding transmembrane protein 79-like, whose protein sequence is MSTSGLQATDRQNVKELDTVKESISDIINQLQDIDPARLSFSPFLDLDTQISLAPVSDSPESSVEELRSASHSASGSQRSLEPPPAAMAQSRSSARCHQQPTATPTPHSGANQTEQQEEPDQTLSSPIITSHSLDTATENCMSPPPPASQGDIPNGTNTPRWSPESTTVESPADEGRPLIGPPRESVELALWSAEGLGETDGDGGEASDQGRCCCRCKCSQSGRLPAILSVLASLLCAAGMLYALYFYVPIRPPDCPDVSCRIIFTFCCCAVAALPMVLAMLVGAACQLCSGSLHLQDPTDRRHAVQQLFVSSSLEQLLLYVLNLVVMAALLPQEQLKLVPILVVMFIIGRLVFWFSLNTCGSWRGFGSGLTSFPLLAVVALNLFLMYNLNLKQPLFGPQDALYNQVTPSSWSGETSQSPSGKPDVLPTDILDAQ